DNA from Actinomyces sp. oral taxon 897:
GATGCTGGTCATTCCCATTGTCATGTGCTCCTCGGCCACGACGGCGGAGGTCTTCCGCTCCGGGGTGCTCTCCCTGCCCGCCGGGCAGAGGGAGGCCGCCCAGGCCCTGGGCCTGTCTGCGGGGCAGACCATGCGCCTGGTCCTGGCCCCCCAGGCGCTGCGGCTCATGCTCCCCACGCTCATTACCCAGCTGGTCACGATCCTCAAGGACACCTCCCTGGGCTACGTGGTGGCCTACAATGACCTGACGTACGCCGGAAGGGTGATCGAGACCTTCGCGCAGTCCAGGTACAACCTGAACGTCTTCATCCAGACCTACATTGTCATCGCGCTCCTCTACCTGCTGGTGAACTGGGCCCTGGGGGCCCTGGCCCGCTGGCTGGAGGTCCGGACCCGTTGAGGGGCGGCTCCCGCAGGCCCCGCCGTCGCGGGTCCTGCGGGGCGGTGGCCGTAGTCTGGGGCCATGAGCAACGCCTCCTCCATCCTGTCCAACGTCGGCTCCGAGCGGGTGCGGCGTGTGGCCGGCCTGATCCGGCGCCAGGCACGCAACCGGTTCGGGCGCTTCCTGGTCGAGGGGCCCCAGGGCGTGCGCGAGGCCGTGCGCCACGCCCCCGGCGCCGTCCACGACGTCTACGCCACCCCCGAGGCCGCCCGGCGGCACGCGGGGATCTGGCAGGAGGCCGAGGCCGCCGGCCTGTACCGCCACCTGGTGACCGACGAGGTCATGAGGGCCATGAGCCCCGACGCCCAGGGCGTCCTGGCGGTCGTGGCTACCCCGGGGGACCAGGCGCTGGCGCCTGTCCTGCGGGGCGCCCGGCTCGTCGTCGTGCTCACGGCGGTCCAGGACCCCGGTAACGCGGGCACCATGATCCGCACGGCCGACGCCGCCGGGGCCGACGCCGTCGTCCTCCTGCGGGGCAGCGTCGAGGTGACGGCGCCCAAGGTGGTGCGCGCCACCGCGGGCTCCCTGTTCCACCTGCCCGTGGTCACCGGCGTGGAGCTGGAGGAGGGGCTCACCGCCCTGCGGCAGGCAGGGCTGGGCCTGCTCGCGGCGGACGCCAGGGGGGACACGGACCTCTTCACGGCCGACGACGTGCTCACCGCGCCCACCGCCTGGCTGCTGGGCAACGAGGCCCACGGCCTGGGCCCCCGGGTCCTCCAGGAGGCCGACGCCGTGGTCCGCGTCCCCGTGTTCGGCCACGCGGAGTCCCTCAACGTGGCCAGCGCCGCGGCGGTCTGCCTCTACGCCTCCGCCCGCGCCCAGCGCTGAGGGGCAAGCCCTTGGCGCCGCCGCCACGGCCCTGTGCCAGTGCCGCTAACCGCGGGCACGGACCCGGGAGCCGTGGGGTTCGCCTGCTGGCCGTTGGCGGCGGGCACCGCCTTGCACGGCCTCCCACCGGTCCTGCCGGTGGCGGGGTGCTGCTGCTCCTGGCCTTTGCCCGGGTACCGGGGCCCTCGTCTGTCCCCGGGTCGTCGTGGGGCCCGGGCGCGCGAGTACGGCCAAGGACGCCCCGGCGGCACTGCATTAGGATGCCCTTAGTCGAGGCGTGCTGGTCTTGGGCCCGCACGGCCCCGTAGAGACCTATGAGAGGAACCGCAGGTGCCACTGTCTACCACCCTCCTCGTCTGCGACGTGCTCGCCACGGGCATGGTCGCCGGCTTCCTCACCATGTACTGCCTCACGATCGGCGGCTACTTCACCTTCATGGTGCGCACCGGGCGGGCAGAGGAGCTCCAGCGCACCTACCCCGAGTTCCGGCGTCGCATCCACCTGAAGCCGGTCTACGGCTTAACAATGCTCCTGCAGCTCCTCGTCGCCCTCGTGACGCTGGTCGCGGGCCGGGGAACCGGGGTCCTCCACCTTCTGCCAGCCGCCTGCTGCCTGCCGTTCCTCCTCCTCGTGCACGGGCTCACGGGCTTCACCCGCCCCGAGGAGCGCCTGGTGAGCGGCCAGCACCTCACCGACACGGAGCTCGCCCGCTATGCGCGCCTCAACCTCCCCCTGCACGCGGTGTACGCCTGCCTCTACGCGGCCTCCACGCTCCTCCTGCTCATCCCGGCACTCACCTGACCGCCCCTGACCGCCCGCCGCCAGGGCCCGGGTCCCGGCGGCGGGCTGCTAGGCTCCCTTCCATGGGCCATGAGCGGGTGCTGCTGTCGGAGGGGTCGAGCCTGACGGCCCGCGAGACCGTGACGGTGCTGGGCTCCCGCGGGGTCGGCGTGGAGGTGGCCTCCGCGATCGGTCGGCCGCTGGCCTCCTTCAGCGTGTGGTGCCAGGCGGTGCGCAAGGTCCCCGCCCCGGGCTGTGACCCCGTGGGGTATCTGCACGCCGTCGACGCCCTCCTGGCCTCGGGCAGGTACCGGGCCCTGCTAGCCACGCACGAGCAGGCGTGGCTGCTGGCCGCAGGCAGGAGGTACCTTCCTCACGCCTCCGGCTGGCTCGCCGTCGCCGGGGCGTCAGCATTCGAGCAGGTGCAGTCCAAGATCGCCTTCGCTGGCGTGTGCGACGAGCTCGGTATTCCCCAGCCGGCCTGGCACGAGGTGCACTGTGAGGCGGACCTGGACCGGATCGGCTACCCGGTGTGGGTCAAGGCCGCCTACTCCACGGCTGGTCGCGGAGTGGTCCGGGCCGGAACGCGTGCCGAGGCGCTCTCGGCATGGCGGGTCCTGAGGTCCGACGGCGCCGCGGTCATGGTTCAGGCTCCGGCGAGGGGTACCTACCGGCAGGTGGCCGCGCTGTTCGACCACGGTCGGCTCATCGCGGCCGCGTGCAGCGAGCGCATCGGCCTTGGCGCGGGCGGCTCCGCGGCGGCGCGTCTGTCGGTGAGCGACCCGGCCGCGGTCGACGTCGTCTCCCGTCTCGGCCGGCGACTGGCCTGGCACGGCGGCCTCACCTGTGACTACTTCGCCGAGGGCCCTGGACGGAACATGTTCATCGAGTGCAACCCGCGCACCACCGAGCCCGGCAATGCCGCCGCGGCCGGGGTCAATCTGCCGATGCTGACCATCGCGCTCGCCACGGGTGGACGGCTGCCCCGCACGCCGCTCATCGCCAGGGCCGGGGTGCGCACCCGCTCGACCATGGCCCTCGCCCTGGGCGCTGCCGAGCAGCGGGGGAGCCGCCGTGCCGTGCTCGGCTCACTGGGCCGCGCCCTGGGGTGCCGTCCACCTCTTCAGCGCAGCCGCGAGGTCCTCACCCCCGTGGGCCGGGACCCCCTCAGCCTCGCCCCGGCCCTGGCCGTCGTCGGCACCCTCCTGGCACGGCCACGCACTGTGACCGCCCTGGCCGACGGCGCCGTCAGCGCCTACGCGGTCACGCCCCGCACCATCGACCGGCTGCGGCACTGACGCCGCCGATCCGGGGACGCACTCATCCCGCGCGCCTTGTCGCGCACCGGGCGCCGGTGCGCGCTGCCGTCGGGGCCCAGGCAGGCGACCAGGGCAGGACGGCGGGGGCGACGTCGGGCGGAAGCCGGTGGGCACGACGTCGCCTCTCAAAGCCGTCGGGTGGTCAGGATACGGACCTGCGGCACAGAGGGCCGCCGTATACAGGCCCCCTCGCATCAGGCCCCCAGGTCCCGGCGTCGCCAGGCCACCAGGCCCACCAGGATCCCAGCGGCCCCCACCACCGCCTGCACCACCAGGGGCCACCAGTCCACCGGGCCGACGACGTCCAGGTGGTGGCCGAGCACGCTCAGGTCCCGCGCCCAGCGGGGCAGCCTGACCAGGCCCCCGAAGAACTGGGCGAAGACGCTCCAGGCCACCACCGCCCACACCAGGCTGACGTACCGGGGCGCCAGCCCCACCAGCGCCAGGGCCAGGCCGACCGCCGCGAGCAGCCCCGGCAGCTGGCTGAGGGTGAAGACCAGGGCCCGCCCCACCGCGTGGTCCACGGTGACCTGGGTGGCCACCGCCGCCGCGAGCACCCCGCCGGAGAGCACCAGCAGCCCGGCGCCCTCGAGGGCGGCGGCACCCGTCCGGGTCAGGAACAGGCACGTGCGCCCCACCCCGGCAGCCGCCTCGACCTCGACCAGCCCCGCCCGCTCGTAGGCGGCCAGCCCGCTCGCCCGACCCACCGCCGCCACGACCACCAGGAGCACGGTGAGGACCGTCAGCAGGGACAGGAACTGCACCACCGGGCTGCCCTCGGCCATGAGGGCGACGTAGGCCTGTGTGGGCGAGCCCGGTTCCAGCAGGGTGGTCACCGTGCCCGACATCGCCCCGAACAGGACGGACACGGCCACGGCCGCCACCGCCCAGGAGCCAGCGGAGCGCACCGCCAGACGCCCCAGGAGGTCAGCGTGCCCCCGCACCCGCCACCGGCGTCGGCTCGACGCGCGGTCCGGCAGGTACCCGCCCAGGTACTCCCGACGCCGGTACAGCAGCGCCCCGCCGGCCAGGAGGGCCAGGCACAGGCAGGTGCACGCCAGCAGCGGCCACGCGCGGTCCTCGGTGTAGGGCCGCACCAGGTCGCGCCAGCCCAGGGGGCTTGCCCACCTCAGCCACCCTGAGAGCCGTGAGGAGCCGGCCTCGTCGGACGCCACCCGCATCCCGAAGGCCACCCCGAGACAGGCCAGGGACAGGCCCCGCGCCCCGGGCCCGCTGCGGGCCAGCTGGCACACCACCACGGCCAGGGCGAGAGCGGCCCAGCCGACCACCGCGACCGTGCCCGCCACGGCCCACGCCCCGGCGACGGTCAGCTCGGCCACGTCCAGCGTCATGACGTGGAGAATCCCGCCCACGCCCGCTGCGAGCAGGCCCACCGCTCCGGCCACGAGCAGGACCGGGGCGACCAGGGGCACCCAGCGCCCGGCCCCGGCGCCACGCACCACCTCCACCAGGCCCTCGTCCTCGTCGGCACGCAGCAGCCGGCACGTCAGCAGCACCGCCATGAGGCTGACGCACGTGAGCAGGTAGCTGCCCACCTCCCACTGGGCGAGCTGGCCGATGGTGCCCGGGTAGGGGAGGACCCCGTAGAGCAGCCTGGTGCCCGCTGAGGCGTGCATGCCCTCAATGAGCCCGGCGCGCAGCTCCAGGGTCGGGTAGGCGCTCTGGTAGCTCGGGACCATGGCGGCCAGCCCCCACAGCGGCAGGACCCAGGCGAGTACCCGGACCCGGCACCTGGAGGTGAGCAGGCGCAGTGCCGGCCCCAGCCCCGCGAGCGCGTCGTGGCCGGCAGGGGCACGGTCTCCCGCCGCGCTCACAGGACGTCCTCGTAGTGGCGCAGGAACAGGTCCTCCAGGCTGGCGGCCTGACAGGTCACGTCGGTGGCCCGGTGCCCGGCCACCACCTCCAGCACCTCGGGCACGCGCCCGGCCGGGACCTGGACGACCAGGTGGTCTCCGTCACGCTCCGGGGCGGTCCTAAGGGCGGTGAGCGCCGCCGCCACGGCGTCGAGGCGCCCGGGGGTGTCACGGACCTCGACACGGGTCCGTGACAGGCGCCGCAGGGTACCCAGGTCCCCGTCCTCCACCACGCGCCCGTCCTTGACAATGGTCACCGCCGAGCACAGGCTCTGCACCTCGGCCAGGACGTGGCTGGAGAGCAGGATGGTGCGCCCCGCGCTCGCGGCCCGGGCGACCTCCTGGGTGAACACGCGCTCCATGAGCGGGTCCAGGCCGGATGTGGGCTCGTCGAGGACGAGCAGCCGGGTGGGGGCGGCCAGGGCGGCGATGAGCGCCACCTTCTGCCGGTTCCCCTTGGAGTAGGTGCGCACCTTCTTGCTCGGGTCCAGCTCGAACCGCTCCGTGAGCTCCTCCTCCCGGGCCCGGTCGCGTGAGCCGCGCAGGCCGGCCAGGGCGTCCAGGACCTGCCCGCCGGTCAGGTTCGGCCACAGGACGACGTCCCCGGGCACGTAGGACACCTCCCGGTTGACGGCCGAGGCCTGGTGCCCCGGGTCGCGACCCAGGACGCGCACGCTTCCGGCGTCGGGCCGGTACAGGCCCAGCAGCACGCGGATGGTGGTGGACTTGCCGGCCCCGTTGGGGCCCAGGAAGCCGTGGACGGATCCGGCGGCCACCTCCAGGTCCAGGCCGTCCAGCGCGGTCACGCGCCCGAAGCGCTTGACCAGGCCCCGGACGTGCACGGGTGCCTGGTTCTCGTGGTCGGTCATAGGGTCCTTGCTAGTGGTTTTGGTCACAGCACAGGGTCCTTTCCTGCTGAGCGGCGGATAGTGGCGGCGAAGTCGGGGTCGGCGAGCAGGAGCTCCAGGAGACGGCTGGCGAAGGCGTGCTGGGCGGGGCAGGGGTAGCCAGCGTCGGACAGGACCTGGACCAGGTGCCACATGGCGTGTCCCATCACCCCGTCCGGCAGGTCGCCCAGGACGGCCAGGGTGAGGTGCTTGTGGCGGCTGATCAGGTCCATGCTGCGGGCGGCCAGGTCGCGGGCGGTGGCGACACCCTGGTCGCCGGGCAGCTGGGCCAGGTGGGCGAAGGTGGTGATCTGCTGGGCGCACATGTCGAGCTCGGCGTCGTCAAGGGCCTCGATAAAGGGGACGACGCTGTCGGGGACCATGCCGAGCGACCCCAGGACCAGGACCATCTGGCGCTCCGTGTGCACGCTGCGCACGTCCCCGCCCAGGGCCCGGACCCGCGCCTCGAGCGCGTCGTAGAAACGGGTCAGGGCGCTCGGCACGGGGGCCAGGGCCTGGCCGGCCTCCACGCGGGAGATGAGGGCGTCGATCCGCTGCGCCTGCTCGGCCAGCAGGCGGCGCTGGGCCGAGATGGTGTCCTTCACGGCCCGCAGGTCGCTCAGCACCACCTGACGGTGCGACCCGGTGCCGGGCTGCTCCGGGCAGGTGGCGGGTTCGGGGGCCAGGACCTCGGCGACCTGGCGCAGCGACAGGCCGCTGTCTGCCAGCCACCGGATACGCAGCAGGCGCGCCAGGTGCCCGACGCCGTACTCGCGCCTGCCGCGCACGGTGGGCGGTACCTCCAGCAGGCCCAGGCGGTGGTAGTGCCTGACCGCCCGGGGCGTGGTCCCGGCCAGGTCGGCGATCTTGGTGACGCGCATGGCCCCATCCCACCAGGTGACGCAACGTCACCGTCAAGCGGTGGCGGGAGGGCGAGGGCGCCTGGAGTCGAACGTACCGGTGGGGCCGACTACTCTGGGACCCGGCACGAGACACCCAGACCCGGTGGGAAGGCACACTCATGACTCATGCACCCGGCGCGCTCTCGCCCCTGGACGAGGCGGGCGTTAACGCCGCCGTCCAGGAGGCCCTGGCCGCCTTCGCGGCAGCCGACTCCCTGGCGGCCCTCAAGGAGGCCCGTCTGGCCCACACCGGCGACGCCTCGCCCCTGGTCCTGGCCAACCGGGGTATCGGCGCCCTGGACAAGGCGGACAAGCCGGTGGCCGGCAGGCTCCTGGGCGCCGCCCGCGCACGCCTCCAGGCCGCCCTGGCCTCCCGGCAGGAGGCGCTGGAGGCGGCCGCCGAGGAGGAGATGCTCGCCACCGAGGCCGTCGACGTCACCGTCCCCACCGCGCGCGCGGCCGCCGGCGCCCGCCACCCCCTGGACGTCCTCATTGACGAGGTCTGTGACATGTTCACCGCCATGGGCTGGTCCATCGCCGAGGGCCCGGAGGTGGAGCACGAGTGGTTCGACTTCGACGCCCTCAACTTCGACGCCGACCACCCCGCCCGCCAGATGCAGGACACCTTCTACGTCCGGGGCGACTCCGTCGGCGCGCCCGACGGCGAGCCGGCCAACCTGGTGCTGCGCACCCACACCTCCCCGGTGCAGGCCCGCGTCATGCTGGACCACCGGCCCCCTATCTACGTGGCCTGCCCCGGCAAGGTCTTCCGCTCCGACGAGCTCGACGCCACCCACACCCCCGTCTTCCACCAGGTCGAGGGCCTGGCCGTGGACAGGGGCCTGACCATGGCCCACCTCAAGGGCACCCTCGACCACTTCGCCAGGGCCATGTTCGGGCCCGAGGCCCGCACCCGCCTGCGCCCCTCCTTCTTCCCCTTCACCGAGCCCAGCGCCGAGATGGACCTGTGGTTCCCGGCCAAGAAGGGCGGGGCCGGGTGGATCGAGTGGGGCGGCTGCGGCATGGTCAACCCGGACGTGCTCACCGCCTGCGGCATCGACCCCGAGGTCTACACCGGCTTCGCCTTCGGCATGGGCCTGGAGCGCACCCTCATGCTGCGCCACGGCATCGCCGACATGCACGACATCGTCGAGGGCGACATCCGCTTCTCCCAGCAGTTCGGCACCACCGGAAAGGGTCACTGACATGCCATACGTCCCCCTCGAGTGGCTGCGCGAGCACGTTGACGTCCCCGCGGGCCTGAGCGCCGCCCAGCTCGCCTCCGACCTGGTGCGGGTGGGCCTGGAGGAGGAGCGCGTCGTCCCCCCCGCCGTCACCGGCCCCCTGGTGGTGGGCAGGGTACTGACCCGCGAGGCCAGGAAGCAGTCCAACGGCAAGACCATTAACTACTGCCGGGTGGACGTGGGGCCTGTGCACAACGACGCCCCCGGCACCGGCAAGGAGCCCTCTGAGCTGCCCAGCCGCGGGATCGTGTGCGGCGCCCACAACTTCGACGTCGGCGACCTCGTGGTGGTGTCCCTGCCCGGCGCCGTCCTGCCCGGCGACTTCCGCATCGCCGCCCGCAGGACCTACGGGCACGTCTCCGACGGCATGATCTGCTCGGCCCGGGAGCTGGGTATCGGCGAGGACCACTCCGGCATTATCGTCCTGGGGCGGTGGCTGGCCGAGCACGGCCGCACCGGCGAGGAGCCCCCCGCGCCGGGCACCGACGCGCTGCCCATCCTGGGACTGGGGGAGGAGGTCCTGGAGATCAACGTCACCCCGGACCGCGGCTACTGCTTCTCCATGCGGGGCGTGGCCCGCGAGTACTCCCACGCCACCGGGGCCCGCTTCACCGACCCCGCCGACGCCACGAACCCGGACCTGTTCCCGGGCGGCCTGGCCCCGTCCACCGGGTCCACGGACGGGGTCTCCCACCCCGCCGACGGGGCCTTCCCGGTGCGTATCGACCCTGACCCCAGGCCCGTGCGCGGCCGGGTGGGCGCCGACCGCTACGTGGCCCGCGTGGTGCGCGGCATCGACCCCGCCGCCCCCTCCCCGGCCTGGATGCGCGAGCGCCTGACCGCCGCCGGGATGCGTCCCATTAGCCTGATCGTGGACGTCACCAACTACGTCATGCTGGACCTGGGCCAGCCCCTGCACGCCTTCGACGCCGGCAAGCTCACCGCCCCCGTCGTGGTGCGCCGCGCCAGGGCGGGGGAGTCCCTGACCTTCCTGGACGGGGTCACCCGCACCCTGGATCCTGAGGACCTGGTCGTCGCCGACTCCCCGGACGGCCAGGGCTCCCGGGCCCTGGTGCTCGCCGGGGTGTTCGGGGGCGCCGACGCCGAGATCGACGCCGCCACCACCGACGTCGTCATTGAGGCCGCCCACTTCGACCCGGTGAGCGTGGCCCGCTCCGCGCGCCGTCACCGCCTGCCCACCGAGTCCTCCAAGCGCTTTGAGCGTGGGGTGGACACCGCCCTGGCCCCCGTGGCCGCCCAGCGGGCCGTGGACCTGCTCGTGGAGTACGGCGGGGGGGTCGCCGACCCGGTGGCCTCCGACGTGGACCGCACCTCGGCCCCCGCGCCCCTGGTGGTGCGCCCCGACTTCGCCGCCCGCCTGGCCGGCGTGGACTACGACCCGGCGCGCGTCACCGAGCTGCTGACCGCCATCGGCTGCGTCGTGGCGCCCGCGCGGGCCGAGGACGGCACCGGGATGCTGTCGGTGACCCCGCCCACCTGGCGTCCCGACCTGGTGGGGGCCGCCCACCTGGCCGAGGAGGTCGCCCGTCTGGACGGCTACGACTCCATCCCCGTCATCGTGCCCACGGCACCCGCTGGCACCGGCCTGACCCCGCGTCAGCGGGCCCGGCGCGACGTGGTACGGGCCCTGGCTGACGCCGGGATCACCCAGGTGCTGTCCTACCCGTTCATCGGGGACGTGCACGACCGCCTGGGGATCCCGGCGGACGACCCGCGCCGTACCACCGTCCGCCTGACCAACCCCCTGGCCGAGGACGCCCCCGCCCTGCGCACGTCCGTCCTGGACTCCCTGGTGGAGGTCGCCGGGCGCAATATCTCCCGGGGCCTGGGCGACGTGGCCGTCTACGAGGTGGGCTCCGTCACCCACCCGGCTGGCACCGTGCCCGCCGCCATCCCCGGGGTGGACCGGCGCCCCACCGCCAAGGAGGTCGCCGCCCTGGAGGCGGGGATCCCCTCCCAGCCCGTGCACGTCGGCGTGGTCCTGACCGGGGTGCGCGTCAGGGGCGGGGTGCTGGGGCCTGACCGCCCCTGGGACTGGGCCGACGCCGTCGAGGTGGCCCGCACCGTCGCCGCGACCCTGGGCGTGGAGGTGTCCGTCCGCGCCCCTGAGCGGCCCTACGCCCCCTGGCACCCCGGGCGCACCGCGGAGATCCGCCTGGCACCGGTGCGCCGGGGCAGGGACCTGGTCCCCGGGGAGCTGGTCGGCCACGCCGGGGAGCTCCACCCGCGCGTGGTGCGTGCCCTGGGCCTGCCACCGCGCGCCTGCGCCGTCGAGCTGGACCTGGACGTCCTCCTGGACGCCTCCGCGGCAGCGGGACCCCTCCAGGTCAGGCCCGTCTCGACCTTCCCCGCCGCCAAGGAGGACATCGCCCTGGTGGTGGACGAGTCCGTCCCGGCCGCCCAGGTGGAGTCCGTGGTCCGGCAGGCCGCCGGGGACCTGGCCGAGGAGGTGCGCCTCTTCGACGTCTTCCGGGGCCCGCAGGTCGGTCAGGGACGTAAGTCCCTGGCCCTGTCCCTGGTGCTGCGCGCCGCGGACCGCACCCTGACCGCTGGCGAGACCGCCGCCGTACGCAAGCGCGTGGTCAAGCGTGCGGGCAGGCTCCTGGGCGCCGAGCTGCGCAGCTGAACGGCTGACCGGGGCGCCCGGGCGCCGACCTCCTGCCCCGCACCTTGCCCAGGCTGGCTGGCCGGGCCGGGGTGCCCGGGAGGACAGTTGCGTGTACATACCCCCGGTCCGCGGCCGGTCGGGCAGGGGTGCCCGGGCCCGGCTGGTGGACGTGCCGTCATGGCGTGATACACGTCATGACGGCACGTGCGTTACCGGGACGTGAACAGACGGCGGGTCCCGGACACGGCCCCGGCCTTCAGCGATACTGGTCGTCATGAAGATTCTGCTCACGTCCTCCTCCCGCCACGGCTCGACCGACGAGGTCGCGGCCGTCATCGCCGAGCGGCTGCGTGCCGCCAGGATCGAGGTGGAGGTCATGCGTCCCGAGGACGTCGTCAGCGTGGACGGGTACGACGCCTTCATCCTGGGCAGCGCCGTCTACATGACCCAGTGGACCCCCCAGGCCGTCGACTTCGCCAAGCGCTTCCGCGACACCCTGGCGGCCAGGCCCGTGTGGGCCTTCTCCGTGGGCCTCTCCGGCCTGCCCAAGGGCAAGGTGGCCGACCCCACGCGCATTGGCCCCGTCCTGCTGGCGCTGGAGCCTGAGGACCACGTCACCTTCCCCGGGCGCTTCGCCCCCGCCGACCTGAGCCTGCGTGAGCGCGCCGTGGCCCGCCTGGGCGGGGCCTCCGAGGGCGACTACCGCGACTGGGACACCGTGCGCGCCTGGGCGGACGCCATTGCCACCACCCTCACCGCCAACGCCTGAGCCA
Protein-coding regions in this window:
- a CDS encoding TrmH family RNA methyltransferase, with amino-acid sequence MSNASSILSNVGSERVRRVAGLIRRQARNRFGRFLVEGPQGVREAVRHAPGAVHDVYATPEAARRHAGIWQEAEAAGLYRHLVTDEVMRAMSPDAQGVLAVVATPGDQALAPVLRGARLVVVLTAVQDPGNAGTMIRTADAAGADAVVLLRGSVEVTAPKVVRATAGSLFHLPVVTGVELEEGLTALRQAGLGLLAADARGDTDLFTADDVLTAPTAWLLGNEAHGLGPRVLQEADAVVRVPVFGHAESLNVASAAAVCLYASARAQR
- a CDS encoding carbamoyl-phosphate-synthetase, which codes for MGHERVLLSEGSSLTARETVTVLGSRGVGVEVASAIGRPLASFSVWCQAVRKVPAPGCDPVGYLHAVDALLASGRYRALLATHEQAWLLAAGRRYLPHASGWLAVAGASAFEQVQSKIAFAGVCDELGIPQPAWHEVHCEADLDRIGYPVWVKAAYSTAGRGVVRAGTRAEALSAWRVLRSDGAAVMVQAPARGTYRQVAALFDHGRLIAAACSERIGLGAGGSAAARLSVSDPAAVDVVSRLGRRLAWHGGLTCDYFAEGPGRNMFIECNPRTTEPGNAAAAGVNLPMLTIALATGGRLPRTPLIARAGVRTRSTMALALGAAEQRGSRRAVLGSLGRALGCRPPLQRSREVLTPVGRDPLSLAPALAVVGTLLARPRTVTALADGAVSAYAVTPRTIDRLRH
- a CDS encoding Tat pathway signal protein, producing MSAAGDRAPAGHDALAGLGPALRLLTSRCRVRVLAWVLPLWGLAAMVPSYQSAYPTLELRAGLIEGMHASAGTRLLYGVLPYPGTIGQLAQWEVGSYLLTCVSLMAVLLTCRLLRADEDEGLVEVVRGAGAGRWVPLVAPVLLVAGAVGLLAAGVGGILHVMTLDVAELTVAGAWAVAGTVAVVGWAALALAVVVCQLARSGPGARGLSLACLGVAFGMRVASDEAGSSRLSGWLRWASPLGWRDLVRPYTEDRAWPLLACTCLCLALLAGGALLYRRREYLGGYLPDRASSRRRWRVRGHADLLGRLAVRSAGSWAVAAVAVSVLFGAMSGTVTTLLEPGSPTQAYVALMAEGSPVVQFLSLLTVLTVLLVVVAAVGRASGLAAYERAGLVEVEAAAGVGRTCLFLTRTGAAALEGAGLLVLSGGVLAAAVATQVTVDHAVGRALVFTLSQLPGLLAAVGLALALVGLAPRYVSLVWAVVAWSVFAQFFGGLVRLPRWARDLSVLGHHLDVVGPVDWWPLVVQAVVGAAGILVGLVAWRRRDLGA
- a CDS encoding ABC transporter ATP-binding protein, with the protein product MTDHENQAPVHVRGLVKRFGRVTALDGLDLEVAAGSVHGFLGPNGAGKSTTIRVLLGLYRPDAGSVRVLGRDPGHQASAVNREVSYVPGDVVLWPNLTGGQVLDALAGLRGSRDRAREEELTERFELDPSKKVRTYSKGNRQKVALIAALAAPTRLLVLDEPTSGLDPLMERVFTQEVARAASAGRTILLSSHVLAEVQSLCSAVTIVKDGRVVEDGDLGTLRRLSRTRVEVRDTPGRLDAVAAALTALRTAPERDGDHLVVQVPAGRVPEVLEVVAGHRATDVTCQAASLEDLFLRHYEDVL
- a CDS encoding MerR family transcriptional regulator encodes the protein MRVTKIADLAGTTPRAVRHYHRLGLLEVPPTVRGRREYGVGHLARLLRIRWLADSGLSLRQVAEVLAPEPATCPEQPGTGSHRQVVLSDLRAVKDTISAQRRLLAEQAQRIDALISRVEAGQALAPVPSALTRFYDALEARVRALGGDVRSVHTERQMVLVLGSLGMVPDSVVPFIEALDDAELDMCAQQITTFAHLAQLPGDQGVATARDLAARSMDLISRHKHLTLAVLGDLPDGVMGHAMWHLVQVLSDAGYPCPAQHAFASRLLELLLADPDFAATIRRSAGKDPVL
- the pheS gene encoding phenylalanine--tRNA ligase subunit alpha, with product MTHAPGALSPLDEAGVNAAVQEALAAFAAADSLAALKEARLAHTGDASPLVLANRGIGALDKADKPVAGRLLGAARARLQAALASRQEALEAAAEEEMLATEAVDVTVPTARAAAGARHPLDVLIDEVCDMFTAMGWSIAEGPEVEHEWFDFDALNFDADHPARQMQDTFYVRGDSVGAPDGEPANLVLRTHTSPVQARVMLDHRPPIYVACPGKVFRSDELDATHTPVFHQVEGLAVDRGLTMAHLKGTLDHFARAMFGPEARTRLRPSFFPFTEPSAEMDLWFPAKKGGAGWIEWGGCGMVNPDVLTACGIDPEVYTGFAFGMGLERTLMLRHGIADMHDIVEGDIRFSQQFGTTGKGH
- the pheT gene encoding phenylalanine--tRNA ligase subunit beta; translated protein: MPYVPLEWLREHVDVPAGLSAAQLASDLVRVGLEEERVVPPAVTGPLVVGRVLTREARKQSNGKTINYCRVDVGPVHNDAPGTGKEPSELPSRGIVCGAHNFDVGDLVVVSLPGAVLPGDFRIAARRTYGHVSDGMICSARELGIGEDHSGIIVLGRWLAEHGRTGEEPPAPGTDALPILGLGEEVLEINVTPDRGYCFSMRGVAREYSHATGARFTDPADATNPDLFPGGLAPSTGSTDGVSHPADGAFPVRIDPDPRPVRGRVGADRYVARVVRGIDPAAPSPAWMRERLTAAGMRPISLIVDVTNYVMLDLGQPLHAFDAGKLTAPVVVRRARAGESLTFLDGVTRTLDPEDLVVADSPDGQGSRALVLAGVFGGADAEIDAATTDVVIEAAHFDPVSVARSARRHRLPTESSKRFERGVDTALAPVAAQRAVDLLVEYGGGVADPVASDVDRTSAPAPLVVRPDFAARLAGVDYDPARVTELLTAIGCVVAPARAEDGTGMLSVTPPTWRPDLVGAAHLAEEVARLDGYDSIPVIVPTAPAGTGLTPRQRARRDVVRALADAGITQVLSYPFIGDVHDRLGIPADDPRRTTVRLTNPLAEDAPALRTSVLDSLVEVAGRNISRGLGDVAVYEVGSVTHPAGTVPAAIPGVDRRPTAKEVAALEAGIPSQPVHVGVVLTGVRVRGGVLGPDRPWDWADAVEVARTVAATLGVEVSVRAPERPYAPWHPGRTAEIRLAPVRRGRDLVPGELVGHAGELHPRVVRALGLPPRACAVELDLDVLLDASAAAGPLQVRPVSTFPAAKEDIALVVDESVPAAQVESVVRQAAGDLAEEVRLFDVFRGPQVGQGRKSLALSLVLRAADRTLTAGETAAVRKRVVKRAGRLLGAELRS
- a CDS encoding flavodoxin domain-containing protein, with protein sequence MKILLTSSSRHGSTDEVAAVIAERLRAARIEVEVMRPEDVVSVDGYDAFILGSAVYMTQWTPQAVDFAKRFRDTLAARPVWAFSVGLSGLPKGKVADPTRIGPVLLALEPEDHVTFPGRFAPADLSLRERAVARLGGASEGDYRDWDTVRAWADAIATTLTANA